Proteins from a genomic interval of Deltaproteobacteria bacterium:
- a CDS encoding glycosyltransferase family 2 protein: MNPANGSAHELGVVIITRNEAARVAACIESVLRAIKPSFANADVVVIDSDSSDDTTAIAARYPVRVFRYRALRMSAAAGRWIGAQRIGAPYVLFLDGDCELVPGWLELAIVRMRLDPTLGVIHGARRNVENGVVDTTSMTNALGGTALYRREALIRCKGFNPFIIACEEQELRIRLEAAGYRAVHTIEPMLLHHTIKKETIAGMWRRYSAGMQGGPGQVLRIAWRDGLFLKHARRFNRYIATAVYLLAGALAALATPIASPVPLLAWAFLGALSVAGLAWRRRSVRDATFIVADWTSVAIGSLRSFVESPRPHEDFTYSLEELTRPMRAPIDRRAASGRHG, encoded by the coding sequence ATGAATCCGGCGAACGGCTCGGCGCACGAACTCGGCGTCGTCATCATCACGCGCAACGAGGCCGCGCGCGTCGCGGCATGTATCGAGTCGGTGCTGCGGGCGATCAAGCCGTCCTTCGCGAACGCTGACGTCGTCGTCATCGACTCCGACTCAAGCGACGACACGACCGCAATCGCCGCGCGGTATCCGGTGCGGGTGTTCCGCTACCGGGCGCTACGCATGTCAGCTGCGGCGGGGCGATGGATTGGCGCGCAGCGGATCGGTGCGCCATACGTGCTCTTCCTCGACGGCGATTGCGAACTCGTCCCGGGATGGCTCGAGCTCGCCATCGTGCGCATGAGGCTCGATCCGACACTCGGCGTCATTCACGGAGCGCGTCGCAACGTTGAGAACGGCGTCGTCGATACCACGAGCATGACCAATGCGCTCGGAGGAACCGCACTGTATCGCCGCGAGGCGCTCATCCGCTGCAAGGGATTCAATCCGTTCATCATCGCATGCGAAGAGCAGGAGCTACGCATCAGGCTCGAAGCAGCGGGATATCGCGCAGTGCACACGATCGAACCGATGTTGCTCCACCACACCATTAAGAAAGAGACGATAGCCGGCATGTGGCGACGGTACAGTGCCGGAATGCAGGGCGGACCCGGCCAGGTGTTGCGCATCGCGTGGCGCGACGGACTCTTTCTGAAGCACGCGCGACGCTTCAACCGCTACATCGCGACGGCTGTGTATCTGCTGGCGGGCGCATTGGCGGCATTGGCGACGCCGATCGCTTCCCCCGTGCCGCTCCTTGCGTGGGCTTTCCTCGGCGCCCTGAGCGTCGCGGGGCTCGCGTGGCGTCGGCGGAGCGTGCGTGACGCCACATTCATCGTCGCGGATTGGACTTCCGTAGCGATCGGCAGCCTGCGATCCTTCGTCGAGTCCCCGCGCCCGCACGAGGACTTCACGTATTCCCTCGAAGAGCTTACCAGGCCAATGCGCGCGCCTATCGACCGCAGAGCCGCGTCCGGCAGACACGGTTGA